In a single window of the Subtercola sp. PAMC28395 genome:
- the gcvH gene encoding glycine cleavage system protein GcvH — MTDYSDLKFTAEHEWVRLDAAADGVPTRATIGITAYAAEKLGDVVYVDLPAEGSAIADGAVVGEIESTKSVGELFAPLTGVVLEKNSAVEESPELVNSDPFGEGWLIRVEFTDLPELLSYAEYQALTGDDGVSA; from the coding sequence ATGACCGACTACTCGGACCTGAAATTCACCGCAGAGCACGAATGGGTGCGTCTGGATGCTGCGGCAGACGGTGTCCCAACACGAGCCACGATCGGCATCACGGCGTACGCGGCCGAGAAGCTCGGCGATGTTGTGTATGTCGACCTGCCCGCCGAGGGGTCTGCCATCGCCGATGGAGCTGTCGTCGGCGAGATCGAGTCGACCAAGTCGGTCGGGGAGCTCTTCGCCCCACTGACGGGTGTCGTGCTGGAGAAGAATTCCGCCGTGGAGGAATCACCGGAGCTCGTGAACAGCGACCCGTTCGGCGAGGGCTGGCTGATCCGGGTGGAATTCACCGACCTGCCCGAATTGCTGAGCTACGCCGAATACCAGGCGCTGACCGGCGATGATGGAGTCTCTGCCTGA
- the gcvT gene encoding glycine cleavage system aminomethyltransferase GcvT: protein MTEAPHGAEALAGGEVAEPVFSPLNAVHLAAGASFTDFAGWQMPVRYTSDLAEHRAVRTAAGIFDLSHMAEISVTGPEAGACLDFAFAGLLSATAVGQAKYSLLLDHDGGIIDDVVVYRTGETEFLVVANAGNHAVAVEALLQRAAGFDVVVSDVSDQLALIAVQGPAAREIVKATAGIDFDTEAVDDHPLDSLKYYWSRPARYANKPLLVARTGYTGEDGFELYVDVHSAEALWNAVVTAGGAFGLVPAGLAARDTLRLEAGMPLYGHELGRATRPAQAGLGRVVNFAKEDFVGRAALEAISESAGQGAGAADPARVLVGLQGTGKRAARADYELFETQESTTPVGVITSGVLSPTLGFPVAMAYLDPQFSAQGTELSVDVRGTRLPLTVTALPFYRRKRD from the coding sequence ATGACCGAAGCCCCTCATGGTGCCGAAGCCCTCGCTGGAGGCGAAGTCGCCGAGCCCGTCTTCTCGCCGCTCAATGCCGTACACCTCGCAGCCGGTGCCTCGTTCACCGACTTCGCCGGCTGGCAGATGCCCGTCAGATACACGAGTGATCTCGCCGAACACCGCGCCGTGAGAACGGCAGCGGGAATCTTCGATCTCTCGCACATGGCAGAGATCAGCGTCACCGGCCCCGAGGCCGGCGCCTGCCTCGACTTCGCATTCGCCGGACTGCTCTCGGCCACAGCCGTCGGGCAGGCGAAGTACAGCCTGCTGCTCGACCACGACGGCGGAATCATCGATGACGTCGTCGTCTATCGCACGGGCGAGACGGAGTTCCTCGTTGTCGCCAATGCCGGCAACCACGCCGTCGCGGTCGAAGCCCTGCTGCAGCGGGCCGCGGGATTCGACGTCGTGGTGAGCGACGTGAGCGACCAGCTCGCGCTCATCGCCGTGCAGGGCCCGGCTGCTCGCGAGATAGTCAAGGCCACTGCAGGCATCGACTTCGATACGGAGGCGGTGGATGATCATCCACTCGATTCCCTGAAGTACTACTGGTCGCGCCCGGCACGCTACGCGAACAAGCCGTTGCTCGTCGCACGAACCGGTTATACCGGCGAAGACGGGTTCGAACTCTACGTCGACGTCCACAGCGCAGAAGCGCTGTGGAACGCTGTGGTCACAGCGGGCGGAGCGTTCGGCCTCGTGCCCGCCGGGCTTGCCGCCCGCGACACCCTGCGCCTGGAGGCGGGCATGCCGCTCTACGGCCATGAACTGGGCCGGGCAACCAGGCCAGCGCAGGCCGGCCTCGGGCGCGTGGTGAACTTCGCGAAAGAAGACTTCGTCGGCCGCGCAGCTCTCGAAGCGATCAGTGAGTCCGCCGGCCAGGGTGCCGGGGCTGCCGATCCTGCTCGAGTTCTGGTCGGTCTCCAGGGCACTGGCAAGCGAGCAGCCCGCGCCGACTATGAACTCTTCGAAACACAGGAATCAACCACGCCCGTCGGCGTGATCACGAGCGGTGTGCTCTCGCCCACGCTCGGGTTTCCCGTTGCCATGGCCTACCTCGACCCGCAATTCTCTGCGCAGGGCACTGAGCTCTCCGTCGATGTGCGAGGCACCCGATTGCCGCTCACCGTAACCGCTCTGCCCTTCTATCGCCGAAAGAGAGACTGA
- a CDS encoding copper resistance CopC family protein, with translation MRTSSPASRRRLARGLVTGLVFAAVAIGAGSAPAALAHDVLEKSSPSAGEVVSKHLDTVVLTFSDELLALDASLGGFAVQVTDADGDHHESGCVVVAGSVVSTGVALGEAGEYTVAWQVASSDGHPVSGSYTFTWQPSSVTVAAPGFTSAPDCDDAWSGEPSTTEPTLAQAASPAPSPSQASATAGTHSADAPAPTPEPTMTVLGVAQADSSRQSNVALPVAIVLGIGGLSVLSAVLVFAMRRRRVDSPSDTRGDPTHGNGD, from the coding sequence GTGCGAACCTCTTCCCCTGCTTCCCGGCGTCGGCTCGCACGTGGACTGGTGACCGGACTTGTCTTCGCCGCTGTCGCCATCGGAGCAGGCTCTGCGCCTGCGGCCCTGGCCCACGATGTTCTCGAGAAGTCGTCCCCGTCAGCGGGAGAGGTCGTCTCGAAGCACCTCGACACCGTCGTACTGACGTTCAGTGATGAGCTGCTCGCCCTCGACGCGTCGCTTGGTGGTTTCGCAGTGCAGGTGACAGATGCCGACGGTGACCATCACGAATCCGGCTGTGTGGTCGTTGCCGGCAGCGTCGTGTCGACCGGCGTCGCCCTCGGCGAGGCGGGAGAGTACACGGTGGCGTGGCAGGTGGCTTCCTCTGACGGGCATCCGGTCTCTGGTTCGTACACCTTCACCTGGCAGCCCAGCAGTGTCACCGTAGCGGCTCCGGGATTCACGTCAGCACCCGATTGTGACGACGCGTGGTCGGGTGAGCCGTCGACGACCGAACCCACTCTCGCCCAGGCAGCCTCGCCGGCACCATCGCCCTCCCAGGCCTCTGCCACCGCTGGCACCCATTCGGCTGATGCACCTGCCCCGACGCCCGAGCCGACCATGACTGTTCTCGGTGTTGCCCAGGCGGACTCGAGCAGGCAGTCGAATGTCGCATTGCCTGTGGCGATCGTGCTCGGCATCGGTGGCCTCAGCGTGCTCTCTGCCGTTCTCGTCTTTGCCATGCGTCGACGCAGAGTCGATTCCCCAAGCGACACTCGAGGCGATCCGACACACGGCAACGGCGACTGA
- a CDS encoding NADP-dependent oxidoreductase — translation MSHETHHSHATSTQWNLVSRPTGEPTASNVEKVTIELPELADGDVRVENEFLSVDPYMRGRMNEGRSYVPPFPLGEAMTGAAVGHVVESRSDALAVGDTVQHQFGWRDVAQGPASAFRPAPRIPGVPLSLYLSVLGITGITAWVGLTQIAHIREGDVVFVSGAAGGVGTMVGQIARLKGASRVIGSAGSSEKVALLTEKYGFDAAFNYKDGDVLGQLEKAAPDGVDVYFDNVGGEHLEAALNSMSDGGRIAVCGAISAYNSSGEERGVRFLGNIVTRGLTITGFTMTNYGHFAPEFAADMTKWLTEGRIVFDETVVEGIDNAFDAFTGMMRGDNIGKMIVKI, via the coding sequence ATGTCTCATGAAACACATCACTCTCACGCCACCAGTACCCAGTGGAACCTGGTTTCCCGCCCGACTGGCGAGCCCACTGCCAGCAATGTTGAGAAGGTGACGATAGAACTTCCCGAGCTGGCCGACGGTGACGTTCGCGTCGAGAATGAATTCCTCTCGGTCGACCCGTACATGCGGGGTCGCATGAACGAAGGCCGTTCCTACGTGCCGCCGTTTCCGCTCGGAGAGGCGATGACGGGTGCCGCTGTGGGCCACGTTGTCGAATCGCGATCCGATGCTCTTGCTGTCGGCGACACGGTGCAACACCAGTTCGGCTGGCGCGATGTAGCCCAGGGCCCGGCGTCGGCTTTTCGCCCGGCTCCACGGATTCCCGGCGTGCCTCTGTCGCTCTACCTCAGCGTTCTCGGGATCACGGGTATCACCGCATGGGTCGGCCTCACGCAGATTGCGCACATCCGCGAGGGAGACGTTGTCTTCGTATCGGGGGCGGCGGGCGGAGTCGGCACCATGGTCGGGCAGATCGCCCGCCTGAAGGGTGCCTCCCGGGTCATCGGCAGCGCGGGCTCGTCGGAGAAGGTGGCTCTGCTCACCGAGAAGTATGGCTTCGACGCAGCCTTCAACTACAAGGACGGCGACGTGCTCGGCCAGCTCGAGAAGGCCGCCCCAGATGGTGTCGACGTGTATTTCGACAACGTGGGTGGCGAGCACCTCGAGGCGGCACTGAATTCGATGAGCGACGGCGGCCGCATCGCCGTCTGCGGCGCGATCTCGGCCTACAACTCCTCGGGTGAAGAGAGAGGTGTGCGGTTCCTCGGCAACATCGTGACCCGCGGGCTGACCATCACGGGCTTCACCATGACGAACTACGGTCACTTCGCGCCCGAATTCGCTGCCGACATGACGAAGTGGCTCACTGAGGGCAGGATTGTCTTCGATGAGACCGTTGTCGAAGGCATCGACAACGCCTTCGACGCCTTCACCGGAATGATGCGCGGTGACAACATCGGCAAGATGATCGTGAAGATCTAG
- a CDS encoding type 1 glutamine amidotransferase domain-containing protein, whose protein sequence is MTSVLIVLSASDHWTLSTGDKYPTGVWAEELVEPHRLFTDARYDITIATPGGVAPTFDQNSLSARGAGSEERVEELRTYLDSIATELKSPVPLTDVTVADFDVVFYPGGHGPMEDLSVDADSGRIMTEALASGRPLGVLCHAPAAMFAAVAADGSWPFTGYRMTGFSDAEEELNGLAEVAPWLVETRLVSNGAIYSKAAEPFGSHVVVDRNLYTGQNPASSAAAAKQIIAALAE, encoded by the coding sequence ATGACTTCTGTACTCATCGTTCTCTCTGCGTCCGATCACTGGACGCTCTCGACCGGCGACAAATACCCTACGGGCGTCTGGGCCGAAGAACTCGTCGAGCCGCACAGGCTCTTCACTGATGCCCGTTACGACATCACCATTGCCACCCCGGGCGGAGTCGCCCCCACGTTCGACCAGAACAGCCTGAGTGCCCGCGGCGCGGGCAGCGAAGAGCGGGTAGAAGAGCTCCGTACCTACCTCGATTCGATCGCAACCGAACTGAAGTCGCCAGTGCCACTCACCGACGTCACCGTTGCGGATTTCGACGTCGTGTTCTACCCGGGTGGCCACGGACCCATGGAAGACCTCTCGGTCGACGCTGATTCCGGTCGCATCATGACCGAGGCCCTGGCATCGGGCCGCCCCCTCGGTGTGCTCTGCCACGCTCCTGCTGCCATGTTCGCGGCAGTAGCGGCCGATGGCTCGTGGCCCTTCACGGGCTACCGGATGACCGGCTTCTCTGACGCCGAAGAAGAACTGAATGGGCTGGCAGAGGTGGCGCCGTGGCTCGTCGAGACCAGGCTCGTCTCGAACGGGGCGATCTACTCGAAGGCAGCGGAACCGTTCGGCTCGCACGTCGTCGTCGACCGTAACCTCTACACCGGGCAGAATCCCGCGTCGTCTGCAGCGGCTGCAAAGCAGATCATCGCCGCCCTCGCGGAATAA